Proteins from a genomic interval of Myxococcales bacterium:
- a CDS encoding zinc ribbon domain-containing protein, with product MVLVSPLVLLLVPIIWVGTSAAQAPHESLGNASGVSDVPPGTAVIYGQLLHPGGNEKTEGSTIVLYSLAADGSPGIRTTLTDRSGTFSFADLSSASGITYLVGANYGGIPYGKRVAFDPGQNEIVLVIDVDEPSDDSSRVSVGESSLRVEWIGASLGIEEVHQLENSGDEVIFVAPENRSGKQPPFRVTLPAGAEQIDTSLSGVADGYELHADELIFWGPIYADGLELRFRYLVPIVRDAGEEMKLRWKLDSGSRRASILYPPDGPTLTIPGVATGADVTLGERSFHALSLGPVSAGSSFAVAVSLPNMSNDRSAISFPRADYWLDADDTFLQVNFELHLEVAPGAHLTGSIEAPLLSFALPPNAELRGYSEEAQNLGLLPIPGGLGLIGPLSPGEARLGFSYRLPVVDGKPRIDIRLPGAVKVLNVLIADTGIVVKTERLHRLRPFRQGTRIYLHREAFSIDEGEVVSLDMELINRGSGGRNTNLLATSALAALGVWFIVSPLVQGRRSRADQYERAQIRTERDLIYGAIRDLEHDFETSKIEEASYQTMRSELRARALELLQQERDAKQSAPAAGTTAPQSSSTRDPAEPAHSESCQHCGSTLNIGWKFCPKCGASRDTDGGAEAAVKANG from the coding sequence TTGGTGCTGGTGTCGCCGCTGGTGCTGCTCCTTGTTCCGATCATTTGGGTCGGTACCAGTGCGGCCCAGGCTCCGCATGAGTCTCTCGGCAATGCGAGCGGGGTCTCCGACGTCCCGCCCGGAACCGCGGTGATCTACGGCCAGTTGCTGCATCCCGGCGGCAACGAGAAGACCGAGGGTTCTACCATCGTGCTCTACTCCCTCGCCGCAGACGGCAGTCCGGGGATACGCACCACCCTGACGGATCGTTCTGGGACGTTCAGCTTTGCCGATCTATCGAGTGCATCGGGGATCACCTACCTGGTGGGCGCCAACTATGGCGGCATTCCCTACGGCAAGCGGGTCGCGTTCGACCCCGGCCAGAACGAAATTGTCCTGGTGATCGACGTCGACGAACCGAGCGATGATTCCTCGCGAGTCTCCGTCGGAGAATCGTCCCTGCGAGTCGAGTGGATCGGTGCGAGTCTCGGAATCGAAGAAGTTCACCAACTCGAAAATTCTGGCGACGAGGTGATCTTTGTCGCGCCCGAAAACCGCAGCGGCAAGCAACCGCCGTTTCGCGTCACACTTCCGGCGGGCGCGGAACAAATCGACACCAGCCTCAGCGGAGTCGCCGACGGCTACGAGTTGCACGCTGACGAGTTGATCTTCTGGGGCCCGATCTACGCCGACGGACTCGAGCTGCGCTTTCGCTATCTGGTCCCCATCGTGCGAGATGCGGGGGAGGAGATGAAGCTCCGCTGGAAACTCGATTCGGGGAGTCGCCGCGCGAGTATCTTGTACCCGCCCGACGGCCCGACGCTAACGATCCCAGGGGTTGCGACCGGTGCGGATGTAACCCTGGGCGAACGGTCCTTTCACGCGCTCTCCCTCGGACCGGTCTCGGCGGGCAGCAGCTTCGCAGTGGCCGTATCGCTGCCGAACATGTCAAACGACCGAAGCGCGATTTCATTTCCCCGCGCCGACTACTGGTTGGACGCCGACGACACCTTCCTGCAGGTCAATTTCGAACTTCATCTCGAGGTGGCACCCGGCGCTCACCTCACCGGCAGCATAGAAGCTCCGTTGCTCAGCTTTGCGTTGCCCCCCAACGCCGAATTGCGCGGCTACAGCGAAGAAGCGCAAAACCTGGGTTTGCTGCCCATTCCCGGCGGTCTAGGATTGATCGGCCCGTTGTCTCCAGGTGAAGCGCGATTGGGGTTTTCCTACCGTCTGCCGGTCGTCGACGGCAAGCCACGGATCGACATACGTCTGCCGGGCGCCGTCAAAGTATTGAACGTGCTGATCGCGGATACCGGAATCGTCGTCAAGACTGAACGCCTTCATCGACTTCGCCCGTTTCGCCAGGGCACGCGGATCTACTTACACCGGGAAGCGTTCTCGATCGATGAGGGTGAAGTCGTGTCGCTCGACATGGAATTGATCAATCGCGGTTCCGGGGGTCGCAATACCAACCTGTTGGCCACCAGCGCCCTGGCCGCTCTCGGCGTCTGGTTCATCGTGTCGCCCCTGGTCCAGGGTAGACGATCACGTGCCGACCAGTATGAACGAGCGCAGATTCGCACTGAACGCGACCTGATCTACGGAGCGATTCGCGACCTGGAACACGACTTCGAAACCTCGAAGATCGAAGAGGCCTCATACCAGACCATGCGCAGCGAACTGCGCGCGCGCGCGCTCGAGTTGCTGCAACAGGAACGCGACGCGAAGCAATCGGCCCCGGCTGCCGGGACGACGGCTCCCCAATCGAGCAGTACGCGAGATCCGGCCGAACCCGCGCACAGCGAGAGTTGCCAACACTGTGGCAGCACGCTGAACATCGGCTGGAAGTTCTGCCCGAAGTGCGGGGCTTCTCGAGACACCGACGGCGGGGCGGAAGCTGCCGTGAAAGCAAACGGGTGA